The Betta splendens chromosome 2, fBetSpl5.4, whole genome shotgun sequence nucleotide sequence TAAGGAaccggctccagcagctgtgtggACGTAGAGGGTCCACGGTGCAGAGCGGGGTTTACTCCAGGAGCAGACATCATTGATATTCCTGTGCTTCTCCTCCAGGGCTCAGCAGACAGAACTGGGGGCTGTGAGTCACACGGAGGCAGCAGGATTAAGATGGTGGCAAAGAGAAAACAGGTCCAGAAGGAGAGTGCAGTTATGTAAGAGTCCGTGAGGATGGacgcgctgcagcaggtgaacaaTGACTTCATGGGCTGAAACAGTTTGTGTGGGGACGTCGTCAGTGCTGCTCAGGCTCAAAACAGTGTGACATGCACAAAGCCtcagcgtcttcctcctcctcctcctcctcgtctccctgTCACCCTCAGTGCATTCTGCCCGAtcacaggaagtgacagcagcCACATGCGTCCTGGCCCGTTCGTCTCAGCCTTACATAACCTGCTCAGTGAGGAGGTGTGAACATGTTGGACCCTTGGCATCGGCAGCCGTGAGTCACGTCTGTGGGTGAGAGCCACCAAACGCTGCTCTTTGGGTGCATGATGTAATGTAGCTGTTTTTATCTCTGCCTTTCTTCCCGTGCGTGCGGTTTAACCTTTATTCCACATTTCTTTGAGAGGAACTTTGGACCATAGTTTGTGAGAAGCTCTGTTGAGGAGGGAGCTGTAGAAGCTCATAACAGCTCATTAGGCCCGCTGTGGCCCAATGCTGGAGCTCAACGGCTTTAGTTAGATGGAAGCCAGGCTCAGTGTTTGTGAAACCAGACCCTGAGCTCTTGAGtctaaaaacaacatcaaaccCTAAATTGTAGCTTCACTTTTTATGCTATGGTACAGTACAGAGGATGGTGAAAGGTCACTTGGTGCAGTGGACCCTCTTTCTCATCTCTAATCAGACCTAATGTCATCAGGTCTTTCAGCCTCGTTCCTCCTGTGGTTTCATCTGTGTGTCGTCTGTGTGGTGGTAGTAATTAGGCTACGTTCTGACCTACAGAGAGTCTTTATACAGGAGGCTCAGATGTTGCTTGGACACAACCTGGAGACTGATCCCCTCATCTGAGTTTGGGTGTAGAAGTTATGAAACTCTTGGGCCAGTTCagtgaaaatatatttttatttcaatacttctcaaaatgcaaagaaaaaacaGTTCTAAAGTGAACCTGGATGTTTGGTCACGTAGTTGTAAAGTCACAGTCCAGTCagatgctttgtgtttgttcctccAAAAATGAAGGTTCGTAGTCTGAACTAAACCACCAAACAACCGATGTTCATGGTTTAAGTTTGCCACACTTCATTCATGCCCAGCGCCATTAAGCTGTTATCACTGACACTGAACTTGACTCTTGACCTCTCAAGGTCACGTTCCACTGGTAGCTGACACCTGCTGCAATACAGACTAAGGGTTCTGGAATGCAAAGAACGTTAACATAGAGTGAAGTAACAGAATTACTGTTTTTTATAAGGACTAAAAACACTTTCAGGGTCTGATGCTCGATTTGAGTCATAAGAGTTACTGTTAATTACAGCAAATGTTTAGTGATAATCAACACACAGCAAGTTCATCCCccaacacagcagctcagtgatgcATACACTTTCCTTATGTACTGTCACACAGTAAGATATTTGAGGGAGCATTAGGCTGAGAGCTGGTCTGGCTTTGCTAACTGATCAGTACTGctcgcgcacaaacacacattcacacacctgtTGTGAGTTAGAATCTAAAGGAGCAAGTGACCCGTGGCAGGTTAGACGTTGTGAAGGCGGAACCTTTGTTGGTCCAGAGGCGGAAGTGGGTTTGACTGACACTTAACTCCATTTGTGCGTCACAACAAAGTGTTTCTGTTTGACCTAATTTCTGTCTGGTTCTCACTGAACTGGAAAAAGACGGGCTGAATTCACTTGTGTCCTACATTCTGTGTCTACATAGGCCCTCAGCTACCCATCACTGATAAAGTGTcccaaaataaataatatatgggctctttaaatataatatatattatcttCCAGAGCCTACATAATACTCTGTTTGTCATTGAACACTTTCGACATACTAAAGAAGAAGCTTGGTCATGTGACATCATCAGACTAAGATCAGCTGATCAACAGAAACTGTAAACGGGAAATGGCCTGATGGAGTTTACCGATTCCCGGAGGAATTTTTGATGTAGAAGTATGAAAACGTTATTACAATATTCCCCTTTTCACTGCTGCACCTGTTAGGATGGTTTAAACACATGGAGGAGTGGTGATGAAACTGAGCAGTGCAGTGAGTAATACACGATGAAAGTTATGTAACAGGAGGTGGGAAGCTGCTCgtgttcttcttcctcctctcctttctgtcGCTTCTCTCTTATTCCAGCCTTTTTCAGTAACAGCTTCACTGACACAACGTTTGCAATTGTGTGCTTTTGATGGAACATATGTTACTGAGGATGTTTATAAGCTTATATTTAAAATTTGATTACTGTATGCTTAAAGAAAAATATGTCATGATGGAAGCTGTGATTTGTAATTGAGAAGCGTGCAGTCCACCGTAGCGGCAGACATGAAGTCATGGTGGTTGCCTCGTGTTTGACGATCATGCTCTTAAACactctacaaacacaagaacagcTGGTGGATCCTTCATTTAGCATGAGGACATCATGCTCtctaactaataataataactaatacAGAAATATTGCTGAACTACTGAGACTAAAGGAGCTGGAGGCAGATGGTCCTGAGCTGTATCACCAGAAAGTCCTGTATGAGTGGGAAATGTAGTCCTATGGTTCCCTCTGGGTGTATGTCTGTGGGAAACAGACATGTCTGTGGGAAAatcacatttttcacattttggacCACTGAGAAAGCATTACCTAATGCAAAGACAGTATGGAGACCATTGGGTTTGGCTGGTTGCTCTTTCACTTTGCCCATTCTGATCTGGAGAAGTTGAAGAGCAGCGGATGAAACGTGAGCTCATCAGAACCACAAAATGTCCAGAGAAAGGTGCCCATGTCAATCAAGAGAGAGTGGTTCAAGCCAGGTAAGGGTCCGAATAGCACCTGGTGTCTATAGAGCATCAGAAAACACTCGGTGTGGTTTGAGTGGTGGCTTGGCGTGGGCCACTGGATCCTCGTCAACCCAGGAAGGCTCATGATGCTAATGTGGAATTAGCCTTCAGCTACCAGCAGACTGGAGAAGGAGCAGTTGATTCCAAAAGATCTACTATAAGGAAACGTGTGACAGTGCGACAGCAGGtttgagcagagaagaggaaatcaaCACCAACACAGCAATGATTCTGAATCTATAGATGGAAGGTGGTTGAATTGTGTTCTTTAGAGAGAGGCTGGGACGGAACCAGGAAGTGTGCTTTTGAATGACAAGGCCAAGTGAATATAGGAAACCAGGAGAACACTGGACAGTCAGACAGAACGTGCAGgggggtcagtgtgggtcagacATTgccggtgatgatgatgatgatggcacaGTTTGTAGtgaaaattttatttattgtctctCTTTTAAAGTATTTATTGACCCAGTGGTAGTTTATGTGTTAACAAGGCAGCTCCTGCTTTTAGTatgaatgacacacacacacacacacacacacacacacacacacgcacgcgcgctgACGTAGGAACACATTCGTTGGGAACAGTTGAGGCCATTGATTGGTTTTCACTCTGTTGCTATGGGAGTTTAAGCTGCTCAGCCATTGGTCAGACTTTGGACTGGAGCCCATCGCTGGCTGTTTGTCAGCGTCAAGgcaacagacaggaagcagggtgagaggaggagaaggttgCTTTTATTGCTGCTGATTTGAGCGACGGGAGAAATAACCTGGTTTTATAAACAGATGATGATCCGTCTGCAAATATAAAACTGCTCAATTTGATCCTTGGCATATAATGGcttagtgccccccccccttcctctttGGGTGATTGTGATCCActatttttctgtttatgttACTCTTATGGTTCAAATGTGATGCATCTGTGGACAAACAGTAATTCACATTTAGCATTGTGTTATTATTTGGGCTGCTCAGTGTTCTGTTTTATATGAAAATGATTATTCACCATAACATTAATTATAAAGCTTTGAAACATTCAACAACTCACACTTCATCTTGTTTTGCTGAGTTTTGCATCATCTGCATCTTCAACATGTGCTTGTTGCTCAGTGACACTGGAAATGGCAGAATACCAGTCCACCGCTGAACCTCTTTGCATTAGTTGGAACGTGACAACAGGCATCAGCCTGACAATCCTATAACCTCATTTAGAGGCCTGGTCAGTGGACTCTGCCAAGGTTGGCTCCAGCACAGCCACCCAACAGGCCCTGCGTCGGTGGTTCAATACCAACCACAGCTTTCATGTTAGATGGATGTTGTGATTTCCACCACCACTGGTGCAGACTCTGTGAAGCCCACGTCAGTAACGTGTCAGGATGCTGAGAGCAGGACATGGCTGGAAGCTGAATGACTGAGGTGGATGTTTTAATACAGGATCCGCCTTGTAAAGTGTTTTTATAGTAGGCATAAATTAGGTTTCATTTGAGTCTGGGAGTAGATGTTTTGACTCAGTCAGGTTTCACTAACAGGGTGACAATGCTACTAGAATTGTTGCTACAGATACAGATACTTAACTCAGCAGACTTCATTGAATGCCTCGTCCATTTCTCTGACCTCTCCTACAGATCCTCTTCCTCTGGGGAGTTGAGGCCACAGGTGCTCTTGCTGGTTCAGCTTATCCCCCTCTGCCAACTGGTGCATCCGTTTTCTCACTGCTTCTGCGGGagagcattagcattagcaccTTTGTCCCACAGCATCTGCTCTGAGCTGGCAGCCACAGAGTCTGCCTGTGGAGGATGTCTTCATCAGGCTCGTCCACTCTTCCTAAAAGAGATAACCTGCTGCCCTATATTGGTAAATGGTCCTGCACTTTTTCAGCTATAATATTTACAGCGGTTTCTGCACTCATTCACATTTATGCATTCACAGAGCTACTTTTCCGACACAGGGGACAGCCTGGGGTTCAGTGtattgcccaaggacactttggCAAATGACTTGGGCAACAGCTCTACCTCTTGaaccaatcccagctgtcagtggATGAGAGGCAGGCTTGGGTCAGCAGCTCATCACACACCTTCAGCCAAACGGTTGCCTTTAatgctcttcttctcctctagGTACAACCTTGTGGCTTGGCCGTGCTCTGTAGCCTCCGCTGTCCCCTTCCTCCCACCTGATCACCTCCTCCCGGTCAAAATGCCGACCATGCTGGAAACGGTACTGGCTCAGTCGGAGCGGGAGCTGGGCCCCGGGCGGCTGAACGGCTGCGAGGCATCCAGCGGCCGCTACAAGCTGGTTCCCTCCGTCATCTGCTCCATGTGCTGTCTCTTTGGCATCATCTACTGCTTCTTCGGTGAGTCTGTAAAGTGCTGTTTCGCTCACTTCGTGTAGGGTTTGTGTGATATCCTAAGGCTTCATCTTCCTTCAGGCTATCGGTGCTTCAAAGCCGTGATGTTTCTGACTGGCCTCATGTTCGGCTCCGTCGTCATCTTCATGCTCTGCTACAAGGAGCGCGTGCTGGACACCCAGCTCAGCGTGGAGGCGTCCGTGGGCATTGGCCTGGGCATCGGCACGCTCTGCGGCCTGGTCACCATGCTGGTCCGCAGCGTGGGCCTCTTCATGGTGGGCCTGCTCCTGGGCCTGCTGTTGGCCGTGGCCACCCTGGTGGGCATGGAGGAGCTGTCCGACAGCCCCCCGCGCTCCGTCTGGGTGCCTCTGGGCGTGCTGCTTGGCCTGGGCATGCTGTTCGCCGTGCTCACCCTGCAGTGGCAGCGTCTGTTTACCACGCTGTCCACGGCCGTGTTCGGCGCGGCCGTCATCACTGTGGCGCTGGACTACTTTGTGGAGCTGTTTGCCCTGGTTCTCTACATGTACGAGCGCATGAAGGCAGCACCAGCCAAGCCGGTGTGCTGGCTGATGTGGGTGGTGCTGGGCGTGTGGCCGGCCCTCACGCTGCTCGGCGTGGTCATCCAGTGGAAGGTGACGGCCGGGGGGTACTCCCACACCAAGGGTAAGGAGACCTGTTTGGCTTGTGACTGTGGCTGCGCAGAACAGGGACTGTGCTCAGCAACCGCCCTCTGTGCTCCACAGTCATCATCAgccggcagcagaggaggatgcAGGTGATGCGGATTCGCCAGCGAGACGAGCGTTACcacaacaagaagaagaagaagcagcagcacggctccgcctcccaccaccaccaggccAAGCAGCTCCAGGAGCCTGCCTACCGCCGCAAGCCCAACCCCATACGCCGCTACGACACCGACGTCCTGTCACCAGTCAGTTTGCttcttactgtacagtgtgtcgtgccttcctgtctcctgcctAACTAACAGAGCTAACGTTGTGACGTTAATGTTacgtttatgtttttttataatcGGCCTTTCCAACATCAATCTTTCTGTGCTTCGTCCAGAGCTACATCCAGAGCTTCCGTGACAGACAAGTGCAGGCGCAGCCCTTCCCAGGCCACTTGATCGGTGAAGCCCATGCTGTGGTGGACGTAGCCTACAACCGCAGCTCCATGCCTCCCCAAACAGAAGCGGCAGGACCTTCACTGCGAATCTGACCAATCGTCCGGCCCCCTGAGCCCTGAACGCATCACTGAGCCTGGAACATACATGACTGtataacagacaaacaaagaggTTCAAAAACAGTTCTAGAAAGAAACAAACTGGTTTATCCCTTCATTCATTGTTATAAGGTGAATCTGTCTgtaaggctgctgctgctgcagccgtgcagAGCTTCATCCATGCACTTAAATGACCTGTGCACTCACTAGTCTTAGGCACTTTTTCCTGAGTCCTGCTGGAGTCC carries:
- the tmem198b gene encoding transmembrane protein 198-B isoform X1, translated to MLDPWHRQPYNLVAWPCSVASAVPFLPPDHLLPVKMPTMLETVLAQSERELGPGRLNGCEASSGRYKLVPSVICSMCCLFGIIYCFFGYRCFKAVMFLTGLMFGSVVIFMLCYKERVLDTQLSVEASVGIGLGIGTLCGLVTMLVRSVGLFMVGLLLGLLLAVATLVGMEELSDSPPRSVWVPLGVLLGLGMLFAVLTLQWQRLFTTLSTAVFGAAVITVALDYFVELFALVLYMYERMKAAPAKPVCWLMWVVLGVWPALTLLGVVIQWKVTAGGYSHTKVIISRQQRRMQVMRIRQRDERYHNKKKKKQQHGSASHHHQAKQLQEPAYRRKPNPIRRYDTDVLSPSYIQSFRDRQVQAQPFPGHLIGEAHAVVDVAYNRSSMPPQTEAAGPSLRI
- the tmem198b gene encoding transmembrane protein 198-B isoform X2: MPTMLETVLAQSERELGPGRLNGCEASSGRYKLVPSVICSMCCLFGIIYCFFGYRCFKAVMFLTGLMFGSVVIFMLCYKERVLDTQLSVEASVGIGLGIGTLCGLVTMLVRSVGLFMVGLLLGLLLAVATLVGMEELSDSPPRSVWVPLGVLLGLGMLFAVLTLQWQRLFTTLSTAVFGAAVITVALDYFVELFALVLYMYERMKAAPAKPVCWLMWVVLGVWPALTLLGVVIQWKVTAGGYSHTKVIISRQQRRMQVMRIRQRDERYHNKKKKKQQHGSASHHHQAKQLQEPAYRRKPNPIRRYDTDVLSPSYIQSFRDRQVQAQPFPGHLIGEAHAVVDVAYNRSSMPPQTEAAGPSLRI